From the Triticum urartu cultivar G1812 chromosome 4, Tu2.1, whole genome shotgun sequence genome, the window TGACACATATGCCGATTCTGCTAGAGTGCCATTCTGTGTATTAATCATTATATTGACAATTATGACGATTTATTTGTCTAATAAATCGACTCTGTAGAGTAGCTATTGGTTACCTTTCCTCCCATGCGTGCACGCAGAAATCATGATGCATAGGGAGTGGACGTGCGCTCCTAATTGAATTTAGGGCACATGCTCTCAGCTTAGAATTACAAGTGCTAATCCCTGCTCCGGCTTAGAATTTGTCAACTAATGCGGTAACGTTCAGCTGAGGAGAGACCGGGCGCTAGTTTAGCTCCTAGTACTTGTTAATTAACCCCGGGCGCGCATGACCGTTGGAGGATTATATTAGAATAACAATCAGGAGCATATCCATCATATGCAATGCGTTAGACTGTCTATTATAGTTATTAAATGTTTCACTCTCGTACGTGCTGCTTTCTGTGTTTCAACTTGGATTCTTCTGTGGCCAGATTGTGCTTAATGATCTAAACGCCTTATATTTATTTACATAGAGAGTAGTAATTAATAGATAAGTCGTTGTTACTGCCTAAAACAAATGATGTTTGATGTAAAATATTGGTATGGAATTCCTGTCATGAGCGAGCATGAATGTACAAGTCTGACAAGATCCTTGTGCTAATTGTGGCGCTGTTACTTTCAGATTGAAACTAATTGAAGGCCCCATCCAGTCGAGTCCAGACCATGCATCCTGTGCAAGCTTATGCACAATGATGGTGCTGAATAGCAAGGTGGACATGAGCATTAGCTAGCAGAAGCTGGTAGGTAGTATAATCCAAGGCAAAGCACAAGCACAAGCGGCAGCAGGTCGGTCGACCGATCGATCATAAGAGAAAGTTAgcgtgcgtgcatgcatgcattggtGGAAATTATCATTCATGATGCACTGCATTCTTGGGAATATTATGATTATGCTCATATCCTGGTCCATCCAGCTAATTATTTGCTATGCCGATGCATCAATTTCACCTACTCCTACTACTGCTCTTGTGTTTATCATCCATTCACTGGTCACTTGTAATTAGAGGTGTTGGCATGCATGTTTTGTTACCCTGCCCTTGGGATTTGTTTGTCTGGCCAAAATGGAACTAGACACAGATGTGGGAATGCATGAAGTGAAATGTTAAAGCAAATGAAGAATGGAAACAAACAAATGTGAGTTGTTCTGGAATGTGCAACAAGAGTCCAAGATGGGGGAAAGGGTAAAGCAAAAGAGGGAGAAGAGGGACAGGGGCAAGAAAGGAAAAGTGAAAAAGAAAAGGAAGGTAAAGAGGTCGCCATCACTGCCTCTGCCTGATGAGGTCTGTCTCTTTTGCCTGCTCAGCTCATCCCCTCTCCCAGCTGAGCTGAGGGCTCAAACAGCAGTAGAGAACACAATAGATACAAGAATACAACACAAGAGTCTTCCATTCCACTCCTCATCTTGTCTTTCTCCCACATCACAACAtcacaagtttctttcttctcttctcttctcttcagACAAGAACATCAGCCCGTCTTCTTAAGTAGGAATTCAGTTCGCCAATGGTGCTGCCTCCTTGCCCTCTCCCTTGATAGATATAGACAGACGAGTGAAGTGAGTGAGCAGTGCGTGAGTGGGGATGGATCAGCCGGTGCCCTCCATCTGCGGCCTCCACCCGGGCATCGCCGTCACCGGCTTCTGCTCCGCCTGCCTCCGCGAGCGGCTCGCCGGCCTCCACCCCAGCGACCCCGCCGACTCGGCGGAGCTCCGCCGCTGCAAGTCCTTCTCCTacgcccgctccgccgccgcctaCTTCGAGCCGCAGCGCCGCTCCTGCGACGCCCGCGGCGCCGCCGCCCTCTTCCACCAAGAGACAACCTACCTCCCGGGGGAGGAGGAACATCTTCCGCCAACAGCGGCGGGCAGGCCGATGAAAGACCACATCCACCAAGAGTCCTCCTCCAAGAAGACCGCCGGCACATTCGGGGGGTTGGGCAAGAAATGGCAGGAATGGCGCCGCAAGAGCAAGCTCAAGAAGCAGGAGCAGGGGCCCATCGCCAGCAGGGCCGCCATGCCGCACGAGAATCTCCGCCACCGCAGCTTCCGCGACACGCGCTCCGAGGTCGCCGTCGACGCGCTCGGCCGGCGCTCCATCGATGTGGACACCCTTCTCTCGATGGACGCCGGCCGCATCTCGGTGGATGAGCCCCGAGCTTCTTGTGACGGCTACCACGGCGTACGGTTGCGCGTTCCCCCGATGCTGTCCCTGGTCGAGGATGCGCCCGTCCCACGCTCTGATGGCCAAATCCCCGTGGAGGAAGACGAGGACACTGAGCCCGGCGGCTGCGCCCAGACAAGGGACTACTACTTGGACTCCTCCAGCTCCAGCAGGAGGCGCCGGAGCGTGGACCGCTCCTCCTTCTCCAGCCGCAAGTCATTCTCTGAT encodes:
- the LOC125551164 gene encoding protein OCTOPUS-like; translation: MDQPVPSICGLHPGIAVTGFCSACLRERLAGLHPSDPADSAELRRCKSFSYARSAAAYFEPQRRSCDARGAAALFHQETTYLPGEEEHLPPTAAGRPMKDHIHQESSSKKTAGTFGGLGKKWQEWRRKSKLKKQEQGPIASRAAMPHENLRHRSFRDTRSEVAVDALGRRSIDVDTLLSMDAGRISVDEPRASCDGYHGVRLRVPPMLSLVEDAPVPRSDGQIPVEEDEDTEPGGCAQTRDYYLDSSSSSRRRRSVDRSSFSSRKSFSDASDLPRMMAGATANANARVSPAIGAEFYQYHHAQSQSVLDHHQQWEQGPNSYSLRDDDMSGSIDLAAFRDGIPLPAKKSKKWIKGWNIFGLIHKKSSTKESEAASLANRSFSEKWPELRARGYNGQMLRCNSSVSARSSFGNSGAAMGGMSGRRSNVEMHVNGLGRMRKDEVLLERNFSARYTPCTVDNGAIPYPIGGAQFSRRNQNGMPGKGRPARSSNSLPRSSLGMY